Proteins found in one Ptychodera flava strain L36383 chromosome 16, AS_Pfla_20210202, whole genome shotgun sequence genomic segment:
- the LOC139152844 gene encoding uncharacterized protein, whose protein sequence is MFDFNFLLLLTTKQHIHERECAKFPITCKFCFKQLPRDKLQEHTDPSRGDCARYREWCKFHKIGCNETVERGKEAEHGDGAVEVHMQLLLTETIKVKSFSESYKRNTRHINKTTALVTQHQNSVEILQARVKDLENDLKKVNERATHSPALEDSESVPRQLEKLKT, encoded by the exons ATGTTCGACTTCAATTTTTTGCTGTTGTTGACAACGAAACAGCAT ATTCATGAACGAGAGTGCGCCAAGTTTCCCATCACTTGCAAGTTCTGTTTCAAACAACTCCCAAGAGATAAG CTGCAAGAACACACAGATCCTTCGAGAGGCGACTGCGCACGATATCGAGAGTGGTGCAAGTTCCATAAAATTGGCTGTAATGAAACG GTTGAGCGTGGCAAAGAGGCAGAACACGGTGATGGAGCAGTGGAAGTGCACATGCAATTACTTTTAACCGAGACGATCAAAGTAAAGTCATTTTCTGAGAGTTACAAAAGAAATACTCGACATATCAACAAAACGACCGCGCTTGTTACACAACATCAGAACTCAGTCGAAATTCTACAAGCTCGCGTAAAAGACCTTGAGaatgatttgaagaaagtgaaCGAGAGAGCGACCCATTCTCCGGCGCTGGAAGATTCGGAAAGCGTACCTCGTCAGCTGGAAAAACTAAAAACATAG